In the genome of Carnobacterium pleistocenium FTR1, one region contains:
- a CDS encoding sensor histidine kinase — protein MKQKVIRNLFFTSSTLVFVLFFVVIASYSYAASPQTWYLDIFTVRFIYIPFIWYLLAASAAIGLAITLGAYYVNKRQWQQIEEILHTFVKGDYSKDLFDKILIKNKEDYFFSNELKKVLADIREKLAALANEVQMNSSSTANSINGQTKEEILVSERHRLARELHDSVSQQLFAAMMMLSALNEQMDQSHGALQGQVKLIESIVNEAQSEMRALLLHLRPINLEGKSLKKGIEQLLNEMSTKIQIELKWDIDDVSLKNGIEDHLFRIVQELLSNTLRHSKAKGLEVYLHIIDQSVMLRVIDDGIGFNTTENKAGNYGLQNINERVLSMGGTCKIISFKNKGTSVEIKIPLMDTIKQGGGRV, from the coding sequence ATGAAACAAAAAGTAATCAGAAACCTTTTTTTTACTAGTAGCACACTGGTTTTTGTCTTGTTTTTTGTTGTCATAGCTAGTTATAGCTATGCGGCTTCTCCTCAAACTTGGTATTTAGATATTTTTACAGTACGCTTTATCTATATCCCTTTTATTTGGTATTTACTGGCTGCTTCAGCAGCGATTGGTCTAGCTATAACACTTGGTGCTTATTATGTTAATAAACGCCAGTGGCAGCAGATTGAGGAGATACTTCATACGTTTGTTAAGGGAGATTATTCGAAAGACTTATTTGATAAAATTCTTATTAAGAATAAAGAAGATTATTTTTTTTCAAATGAGTTAAAAAAAGTACTTGCTGATATTCGAGAAAAATTAGCCGCATTAGCTAATGAAGTTCAAATGAATAGTAGTAGTACAGCTAATTCTATCAATGGGCAAACAAAAGAGGAAATACTGGTGTCTGAACGTCATCGATTGGCTCGTGAGTTACATGACTCTGTTAGTCAACAACTCTTTGCTGCTATGATGATGTTATCTGCTTTAAATGAGCAAATGGACCAGTCCCATGGCGCTTTACAAGGACAAGTGAAATTAATAGAATCCATTGTAAATGAAGCTCAATCAGAAATGAGGGCCCTATTACTTCATTTAAGACCTATTAATTTAGAAGGTAAGTCATTAAAAAAAGGAATTGAACAACTTTTAAATGAGATGAGTACGAAAATTCAAATTGAATTAAAGTGGGATATTGATGATGTTTCGCTAAAAAATGGCATAGAAGATCATCTTTTCCGAATTGTTCAAGAACTGCTTTCTAATACATTGCGTCATTCGAAAGCAAAGGGATTAGAAGTTTATCTCCACATAATTGATCAATCTGTCATGTTAAGGGTGATTGACGATGGAATTGGATTTAATACAACCGAAAACAAAGCTGGAAATTATGGTTTGCAAAATATTAATGAACGTGTTCTGAGTATGGGAGGAACATGCAAAATTATCAGTTTTAAAAATAAAGGAACAAGTGTAGAAATAAAAATACCGCTTATGGATACGATTAAACAAGGAGGAGGTAGGGTATGA
- the liaF gene encoding cell wall-active antibiotics response protein LiaF, translating to MKNNWKWFLLIESLLIIVTLYQLINNLFILGLFAIGCWLIFLGRKQQERRKKTNLAIGLLLTAFALMSLGGFWYMSIAAVIFFYMNYGKVFSKMDTFNFQQAPWNEKEIVVVETTDSLPKNAKRFKRNWLGNERIGSSIYEWDDINFSIFMGDTIIDLGNTLLPKEESYILIRKGFGKTRILVPTGIGVMIEHSSVKGKVLFEGQCYMLENESIKMYSKQYESQARTIKIITSVIVGDLEVITI from the coding sequence ATGAAAAATAATTGGAAATGGTTCTTATTAATTGAATCCCTCTTAATAATAGTGACATTGTACCAACTTATTAATAATCTATTTATATTAGGGCTCTTTGCTATTGGATGTTGGTTAATATTTTTAGGTAGGAAGCAACAAGAAAGAAGGAAAAAGACAAATCTAGCTATTGGACTCTTATTGACGGCATTTGCTTTAATGTCTCTCGGCGGTTTCTGGTATATGTCAATAGCGGCCGTTATCTTTTTTTATATGAATTATGGAAAAGTATTCTCTAAAATGGATACATTTAATTTTCAACAAGCACCATGGAATGAAAAAGAAATAGTAGTTGTTGAAACAACTGACAGTTTACCAAAGAATGCTAAAAGGTTTAAAAGAAATTGGTTAGGAAATGAAAGAATCGGTAGTTCGATTTATGAATGGGATGACATTAATTTTTCGATTTTTATGGGAGATACGATCATTGATTTAGGAAATACTTTATTACCTAAAGAGGAGAGTTATATTCTTATTCGAAAAGGATTTGGAAAAACACGTATCTTGGTTCCAACTGGAATTGGCGTAATGATTGAACATAGCTCTGTTAAAGGAAAAGTTTTATTTGAGGGGCAATGTTATATGTTGGAAAATGAATCCATTAAAATGTATAGCAAACAATATGAAAGTCAAGCTAGGACTATAAAAATAATAACAAGTGTGATAGTAGGAGATTTAGAGGTGATCACAATATGA
- the greA gene encoding transcription elongation factor GreA, whose protein sequence is MIEKVYPMTLEGRKKLEEELEYLKTVKRKDIVERIKIARSFGDLSENSEYESAKDEQAFVEGRVTTIENMLRFSEIIDNSKTAADEVSLGRKVTFVELPNGDEEEYSIVGSAEADPFNGLISNDSPIAKALIGKKVGSEVTFSTPGGDMLVKIIDIS, encoded by the coding sequence ATGATTGAAAAAGTATATCCAATGACATTAGAAGGTCGAAAGAAATTAGAGGAAGAATTAGAATATCTTAAAACAGTTAAACGAAAAGATATTGTTGAAAGAATCAAAATTGCTCGTAGTTTTGGAGATTTATCTGAAAATTCTGAGTATGAGTCAGCAAAAGATGAACAAGCCTTTGTTGAAGGAAGAGTAACAACTATCGAAAATATGTTGCGTTTTTCTGAAATTATAGATAACTCGAAAACGGCAGCAGATGAAGTTTCATTGGGCAGAAAAGTAACATTTGTTGAATTGCCTAATGGAGATGAAGAAGAATATTCGATTGTTGGTAGTGCTGAAGCTGATCCGTTTAACGGATTGATTTCGAATGATTCACCGATTGCCAAAGCTTTAATTGGTAAAAAAGTAGGTAGCGAAGTAACTTTTTCTACACCTGGTGGAGATATGCTAGTTAAAATTATAGATATTAGTTAA
- the udk gene encoding uridine kinase: MTNKKRPIVIGVTGGSGSGKTSVSRAIYNQFAGHSILMLEQDFYYKDQSDLSFEERLKTNYDHPFAFDTDLLIQHLEDLIDYKSIEKPVYDYAAHTRSKNIIIQEPKEVIILEGILILEDVRLRKLMDIKVYVDTDDDIRIIRRIKRDIEERGRTLNSVINQYLNVVKPMHHQFVEPSKKYADIIIPEGETNQVAIDLMTTKIRSILVEEMILPNN, encoded by the coding sequence ATGACGAACAAAAAAAGACCAATAGTAATTGGTGTTACTGGTGGATCTGGTAGTGGGAAAACTAGTGTAAGTCGTGCAATCTATAATCAATTTGCAGGTCATTCTATATTAATGCTAGAACAAGATTTTTATTATAAAGATCAAAGTGATTTATCCTTCGAGGAGCGTTTAAAAACAAACTATGATCATCCTTTTGCATTCGATACTGATTTACTTATTCAGCACTTAGAAGATTTAATCGATTATAAATCTATTGAAAAACCGGTTTATGATTATGCTGCACATACAAGAAGTAAGAATATTATTATACAAGAACCCAAAGAAGTTATCATATTGGAAGGTATCTTAATTTTAGAAGATGTACGACTAAGAAAATTAATGGATATAAAAGTATATGTTGATACGGATGATGATATACGTATTATTCGACGTATCAAACGAGACATAGAAGAACGGGGCCGCACGTTAAATTCTGTTATCAATCAGTACTTAAATGTGGTGAAGCCGATGCATCACCAATTTGTAGAGCCTTCTAAGAAATATGCGGATATTATTATTCCAGAAGGTGAAACGAATCAAGTGGCTATTGACTTAATGACAACTAAAATTAGAAGTATATTAGTTGAAGAAATGATTTTACCAAACAATTAA
- the mltG gene encoding endolytic transglycosylase MltG — translation MSKRKKNNQTKNHEEVKIDSTSIASERQKEKKLVKRIVLSILAAFILLLILFGLIGYQYVTTSLEPLDEENKTEKMVEIPTGSSSKDIARILQDNGVIKSAIVFSYYIRLNNETGFQAGEYEFSPSMSLDLIIDQLQQGGTTAEYEGIRILVKEGTSIDQIGDTVAENTEYTKEDFLTAIQDEKFLADVLIKYPELLTSALEAEDTRYQLEGYLFPATYDFPEEMSLEELIENMISRMDEEMQTFYPEIKDSDRTIQDILTIASLVEREGFTLEDRKLIAGVFYNRLAIDMPLQTDIAVLYALNEHKEYISNTDVSVESPYNLYRYPGFGPGPVNSPSADAIKATLQPTESEYIYFLADMETGKIYYAETYEQHLEYKAEYVD, via the coding sequence TTGTCAAAAAGAAAAAAGAACAATCAAACAAAAAATCATGAAGAAGTAAAAATCGATTCAACTAGTATAGCAAGTGAAAGACAAAAAGAAAAAAAATTGGTTAAGAGAATTGTACTTAGCATCTTAGCCGCATTTATTCTATTGTTGATTCTTTTTGGCTTAATAGGATACCAATATGTTACCACTTCTTTAGAACCACTAGACGAAGAGAATAAAACGGAAAAGATGGTTGAAATTCCCACAGGTTCTAGTTCTAAAGATATTGCACGAATTTTGCAAGATAATGGTGTTATAAAAAGTGCTATTGTATTTAGTTATTATATTCGCTTGAATAATGAAACAGGATTTCAAGCTGGAGAGTATGAATTTTCACCTTCGATGTCGCTTGATTTAATTATTGATCAACTTCAGCAAGGTGGAACAACTGCCGAATATGAAGGAATTAGAATATTAGTTAAAGAAGGTACATCGATTGACCAGATTGGAGATACTGTTGCTGAAAATACAGAGTATACTAAAGAAGATTTTTTAACAGCTATCCAAGATGAGAAATTTTTAGCAGATGTGCTGATCAAATACCCTGAATTATTAACTTCAGCTCTTGAAGCTGAAGATACTAGATATCAGTTAGAAGGCTATCTATTCCCTGCGACTTATGACTTCCCAGAAGAAATGTCATTAGAAGAACTGATTGAAAACATGATCAGTAGAATGGATGAAGAAATGCAGACATTTTATCCTGAAATTAAAGATTCAGATAGAACGATACAAGATATTTTAACAATTGCTTCATTAGTCGAACGTGAAGGATTTACGTTAGAAGACCGTAAATTAATTGCTGGCGTTTTTTATAATCGATTGGCAATTGATATGCCTTTACAAACGGATATTGCTGTTCTTTATGCATTAAATGAACACAAAGAATATATATCAAACACAGATGTTTCAGTAGAATCTCCTTACAATTTATATAGATATCCTGGATTTGGTCCTGGACCTGTAAACAGTCCAAGTGCAGATGCTATAAAAGCAACGCTACAACCAACTGAATCAGAATATATCTATTTTTTAGCAGATATGGAAACAGGTAAAATTTATTACGCTGAAACATATGAACAACATTTAGAATATAAAGCAGAATATGTCGATTAA
- a CDS encoding DUF1292 domain-containing protein produces the protein MSHDHNHDHDHEHDHDHEHITLVDEQGNEQLYEILFTFDSDDYGKSYVFVYPAGANEGEEVELEVYSFIETDTGEQGELKPIETEEEWDMIEEVLNTFLADEEE, from the coding sequence ATGTCACATGACCACAATCACGACCATGACCACGAACACGACCATGATCATGAACATATCACATTAGTAGATGAACAAGGTAATGAACAATTATACGAAATTTTATTTACATTTGATTCAGATGACTATGGCAAATCTTATGTTTTCGTTTACCCGGCTGGTGCCAATGAAGGAGAAGAAGTAGAACTTGAAGTTTACTCATTCATTGAAACCGATACTGGAGAACAAGGTGAGTTAAAGCCAATCGAAACTGAAGAAGAATGGGATATGATCGAAGAAGTATTAAATACATTTTTAGCAGATGAAGAAGAATAA
- the ruvX gene encoding Holliday junction resolvase RuvX produces the protein MRTMGLDVGSKTVGVAVSDPFGWTAQGIEIVKINEVQEEYGIDRIGELINIHEVTKVVIGLPKNMNNSIGPRAEASLRYAELIKETFNLPVILQDERLTTVQAERMLIEEGNTSRAKRKKVIDKLAAVIILQNYLNQNQN, from the coding sequence ATGAGAACAATGGGATTAGATGTCGGTTCCAAAACTGTTGGTGTAGCCGTTAGTGATCCATTTGGCTGGACAGCACAAGGAATCGAAATCGTTAAAATTAATGAAGTACAAGAAGAATATGGTATAGACCGGATCGGCGAATTGATCAACATTCATGAAGTCACGAAAGTAGTTATTGGTTTACCTAAAAATATGAATAATTCTATCGGACCTCGCGCAGAAGCTTCTCTTCGGTATGCTGAATTAATTAAAGAAACATTTAATTTACCGGTAATATTGCAGGATGAACGCTTAACAACTGTTCAAGCTGAAAGAATGCTTATAGAAGAAGGAAATACCTCTAGAGCCAAAAGGAAAAAAGTAATTGATAAATTGGCTGCAGTTATCATCCTTCAAAATTATTTGAATCAAAATCAAAACTAG
- a CDS encoding IreB family regulatory phosphoprotein yields the protein MSSTDETVRFNVGDNSEKSVKETLSLVYDALEEKGYNPINQIVGYLLSGDPAYIPRHKDARNLIRRHERDEIVEEIVKTYLKESGNKA from the coding sequence ATGAGTTCAACCGATGAAACAGTACGATTTAATGTTGGCGACAACAGTGAAAAAAGTGTGAAAGAAACTTTGAGTTTAGTCTATGATGCTTTGGAAGAAAAGGGATACAACCCAATCAATCAAATCGTTGGTTACTTACTTTCAGGAGATCCTGCTTACATTCCTCGTCATAAAGATGCTCGTAATCTAATTAGACGTCATGAACGTGACGAAATTGTTGAAGAGATTGTAAAAACCTATTTGAAAGAGAGTGGAAATAAAGCTTAA
- the alaS gene encoding alanine--tRNA ligase translates to MKKLSSNEVRQLFLDFFESKGHKVEPSASLVPFEDPTLLWINSGVATLKKYFDGSVVPENPRITNAQKSIRTNDIENVGKTARHHTLFEMLGNFSIGEYFKEEAIEWAWEFLTEGKWLDLDPEKLYVTVYPEDTEAKKIWKEKIGLTSDHIVEVADNFWDIGAGPSGPDSEIFYDRGEAFNDLAENDPENYPGGENERWLEIWNLVFSEFNHKPDGTYEPLPNKNIDTGMGLERVVSILQDAPTNFETDLFMPIIEKVQSLSKIKKYGENATDDISFKVIADHVRAVSFAIGDGALPSNEGRGYVLRRLLRRAVMHGKKLGVEEAFMFKLVPIVGKIMDSHYPEILAQEEFIVKVIKNEEERFLETINDGLTILNERISELKAKGEKIIIGSDIFKLYDTYGFPVELTEEYAQDEGLEVDHEGFEIEMTAQRNRARAARGTEKSMGVQTKLFSDLKEESLFVGYNQTADTGTLEVIATDEELVTVVQPGERVRLIFDQTPFYAEMGGQIADKGVVKDSTGNIVAKVVDVKKAPAGQPLHLAEVLEVLTVGKTYKLEVDKALRNKITRNHTATHLLHQALKDCLGEHANQAGSAVTQNYLRFDFTHFGQITQKELDEMEKIVNEKIWASIPVVTVETEIAKAKEMGAMALFGEKYGDLVRVVNVGDYSIELCGGVHVSNTSEIGIFKIISESGIGAGVRRIEAVTSEAAYHLLQIEQKRLNEVAELVKAQQTQDIIVKVQQLQNELKEVQKENESLQAKLANDQAGDIFKDLKEVNGITIVAAEVDVKDMNQLRQLADQWKQQAISNVLALGFSNEGKVNLLTAIDAETIKKGFKAGDLIKTIAPLVGGGGGGRPDMAQAGGKNPAGLQEALAKVTEWVNEKK, encoded by the coding sequence ATGAAAAAATTATCAAGTAATGAAGTTCGTCAACTATTTTTAGATTTTTTTGAATCAAAAGGACACAAAGTAGAACCAAGTGCATCACTAGTTCCTTTTGAAGATCCAACACTGCTGTGGATAAATTCTGGGGTAGCAACATTAAAAAAATATTTTGATGGATCTGTAGTTCCCGAAAATCCTCGAATCACAAATGCACAAAAAAGTATTCGTACCAATGATATTGAAAATGTGGGAAAAACGGCTCGCCATCATACATTATTTGAAATGCTTGGGAATTTCTCAATTGGAGAATACTTTAAAGAAGAAGCAATTGAATGGGCATGGGAATTTTTAACAGAAGGAAAATGGTTGGATCTAGATCCTGAAAAATTATATGTGACTGTTTATCCTGAAGATACAGAGGCTAAAAAGATTTGGAAAGAAAAAATCGGATTGACTAGTGATCATATTGTAGAAGTAGCCGATAACTTTTGGGATATTGGTGCTGGTCCAAGTGGTCCTGATTCTGAAATTTTTTACGATCGTGGCGAAGCGTTTAATGATTTAGCTGAAAATGATCCGGAAAACTATCCAGGAGGAGAAAATGAGCGTTGGTTAGAAATTTGGAATTTAGTATTCTCTGAATTTAATCATAAACCTGACGGTACCTACGAACCATTACCCAATAAAAATATTGATACAGGTATGGGATTAGAGCGTGTTGTCTCTATTTTACAAGATGCACCAACGAACTTTGAAACGGATTTATTTATGCCGATTATTGAAAAAGTCCAATCATTAAGCAAAATCAAGAAATATGGTGAAAATGCAACAGATGATATTTCATTTAAAGTCATTGCAGACCATGTTCGTGCGGTAAGCTTTGCTATTGGTGATGGTGCTTTGCCTTCCAATGAAGGACGTGGATATGTACTGCGTCGCTTGTTAAGACGAGCTGTTATGCATGGGAAGAAATTAGGCGTTGAAGAAGCCTTCATGTTTAAGTTGGTTCCTATTGTTGGAAAGATTATGGATAGCCATTATCCTGAGATTTTAGCACAAGAAGAATTTATTGTTAAAGTAATCAAGAATGAAGAAGAACGATTTCTTGAAACAATCAATGATGGGTTAACCATTTTGAATGAACGCATCAGTGAATTAAAAGCAAAAGGTGAAAAAATAATTATAGGATCAGATATCTTTAAATTATATGATACCTACGGATTTCCGGTTGAATTGACAGAAGAATATGCACAAGATGAAGGGTTAGAAGTAGATCATGAAGGATTTGAAATAGAAATGACTGCTCAAAGAAATCGAGCTCGTGCAGCTCGAGGAACTGAAAAATCAATGGGTGTTCAAACAAAATTATTCTCAGATTTAAAAGAAGAAAGTCTATTCGTAGGGTACAATCAAACAGCTGACACTGGTACTTTAGAAGTGATTGCAACGGATGAAGAACTTGTAACGGTAGTTCAACCTGGTGAAAGAGTTCGTTTGATTTTTGATCAAACACCATTTTACGCTGAAATGGGTGGGCAAATAGCAGATAAAGGGGTAGTCAAAGACTCAACCGGTAACATCGTTGCAAAAGTAGTAGATGTTAAGAAAGCTCCAGCAGGACAACCCTTGCATCTAGCAGAGGTATTAGAAGTTCTTACTGTAGGGAAAACGTATAAGCTTGAAGTTGATAAAGCTTTAAGAAACAAAATAACTAGAAATCACACGGCCACTCATTTATTGCATCAAGCATTAAAAGATTGTTTAGGTGAACACGCTAACCAAGCTGGTTCAGCAGTAACTCAGAATTATTTACGCTTTGACTTTACACATTTTGGTCAAATTACACAAAAAGAATTAGATGAAATGGAAAAAATCGTAAATGAAAAAATATGGGCATCTATTCCAGTAGTTACAGTAGAAACAGAGATTGCTAAAGCTAAAGAAATGGGTGCGATGGCATTATTTGGTGAAAAATATGGTGATTTGGTCCGTGTTGTAAATGTTGGCGATTATTCGATAGAGTTATGTGGTGGGGTTCACGTCAGTAATACGAGTGAGATCGGCATCTTTAAAATTATTTCTGAATCAGGAATAGGTGCAGGTGTCCGAAGAATTGAAGCTGTAACAAGTGAAGCTGCATATCATTTGCTGCAAATAGAACAAAAACGGTTAAATGAAGTAGCTGAATTAGTGAAAGCTCAGCAAACACAAGATATTATAGTGAAAGTACAACAATTGCAAAATGAATTAAAAGAAGTTCAAAAAGAGAATGAATCATTGCAAGCTAAACTAGCTAATGATCAAGCCGGTGACATCTTCAAGGATTTAAAAGAAGTAAACGGTATAACAATTGTTGCTGCTGAAGTCGATGTGAAAGATATGAATCAACTGCGTCAACTAGCAGATCAATGGAAACAGCAAGCTATTTCAAATGTTTTAGCATTAGGTTTTTCAAATGAAGGAAAAGTTAATTTGCTGACGGCTATTGATGCTGAAACTATTAAAAAAGGTTTTAAAGCTGGCGATCTGATTAAAACGATTGCCCCACTAGTTGGCGGTGGAGGTGGCGGACGCCCCGATATGGCTCAAGCAGGTGGGAAAAATCCAGCAGGCTTACAAGAGGCGTTAGCTAAAGTTACAGAATGGGTCAATGAGAAAAAATAA
- a CDS encoding YitT family protein: MKKKVLSNKYALGALDILYIIVGSLIAAVAFNVFLLPNLIVSGGISGVSTITSSVFSWDPYIVQLAFNIPLLLLCFIFLGKEAGYKTILGSLILPTFIGMFNFMKPWTDAPLLAALFGGVVTGIGLGIVFRAKASTGGTSIIAQIIHEYIKLPLGMSVALIDGLVIVGALLVFDGEVVMYSIISLFVISRTIDVVQVGFNHSKTVMIISEYPIEVKQAIFNTVNRGVTTLGIKGGYGNSDKEMLMCVVAEQEFTLLKDAILDVDENAFVVVMSASEVWGRGFTLAKEKTII; the protein is encoded by the coding sequence ATGAAGAAAAAAGTATTATCAAATAAATATGCACTAGGAGCACTTGATATTCTGTACATTATTGTTGGCTCACTTATTGCTGCTGTTGCATTTAACGTTTTCCTGTTGCCAAATTTGATTGTTTCAGGAGGTATTAGTGGGGTCAGTACAATCACAAGTAGTGTATTTAGTTGGGATCCTTACATTGTGCAACTGGCTTTTAATATACCTTTGCTTTTGCTTTGTTTTATCTTTCTAGGAAAAGAAGCAGGTTATAAAACCATTTTAGGAAGTTTGATTTTACCGACATTTATCGGTATGTTTAATTTCATGAAACCATGGACAGATGCTCCCCTATTGGCGGCTTTATTTGGTGGAGTTGTGACAGGTATTGGTTTAGGTATTGTGTTCAGAGCAAAAGCTTCAACGGGTGGGACAAGCATTATAGCCCAAATTATTCATGAGTACATAAAATTACCGTTAGGAATGAGTGTAGCTTTAATAGATGGCCTAGTGATCGTGGGTGCTTTGCTCGTTTTTGATGGAGAGGTTGTAATGTATTCTATTATTTCATTGTTTGTTATTAGTCGTACGATAGATGTTGTTCAAGTAGGTTTTAATCATTCTAAGACGGTCATGATTATTTCTGAATACCCAATAGAAGTTAAACAAGCAATTTTTAATACAGTTAATCGTGGAGTGACCACTTTAGGTATTAAAGGTGGATATGGAAATTCAGATAAAGAAATGTTGATGTGTGTCGTTGCGGAACAAGAATTCACACTTTTAAAAGATGCGATTCTAGATGTAGACGAAAATGCTTTTGTAGTCGTTATGAGTGCAAGTGAAGTATGGGGCCGCGGATTTACTTTAGCTAAAGAAAAGACGATTATCTAA
- a CDS encoding diacylglycerol/lipid kinase family protein, with protein MSTIENYHLIINELSGSGKGKKTAQKISKLLTDKNLSFQLHRSTYPGHTIALTKAIAQDITQQPSLSQLIIVIGGDGTLHEVITGLGEQFAHISVGLIPAGSGNDFARGTGISLNPVKALEQILTVQNAKKLDIIQYYDHLQQIKGFAVNNVGIGFDAAVVKKANHSPFKALLNKLNLGSLVYFASLVQVFFKQTAFPLTITTDGETKLFKDAFLVIINSHPYFGGGIPVSPKASQLDGKLDLIILPKRSFFNLLYLFVLMLFGGKHLNYKDVYYYQAKNISLTTTFTIDSNADGEELVYQPIDFQLKTSSRYFWI; from the coding sequence ATGTCTACTATAGAAAATTATCATCTTATTATTAATGAACTGTCAGGTTCGGGAAAAGGGAAAAAAACTGCCCAAAAAATTAGCAAACTGCTTACCGATAAAAACCTATCTTTTCAATTACATAGGTCAACTTATCCTGGACATACAATAGCTTTGACTAAAGCTATCGCTCAAGACATCACCCAACAGCCATCTTTATCTCAATTGATTATTGTTATCGGCGGAGATGGCACTTTGCATGAAGTTATTACAGGATTAGGAGAACAGTTTGCCCATATTTCTGTAGGACTTATCCCAGCAGGTTCTGGTAATGATTTTGCGCGTGGGACAGGTATTTCATTAAATCCTGTGAAAGCTTTAGAACAAATTTTAACTGTTCAAAATGCTAAAAAGTTAGATATTATTCAATATTATGACCATCTTCAGCAAATTAAAGGTTTTGCCGTAAATAATGTGGGTATTGGCTTCGATGCTGCAGTTGTAAAAAAAGCAAATCATTCACCTTTCAAAGCTCTTTTAAACAAGCTAAATTTAGGTTCTCTCGTTTATTTCGCCAGTTTAGTTCAAGTTTTCTTTAAACAAACCGCCTTTCCATTAACTATTACAACTGATGGAGAAACGAAATTATTTAAGGATGCTTTTTTAGTTATCATAAACAGCCATCCTTATTTTGGTGGCGGCATACCCGTGTCACCAAAAGCCTCTCAATTAGATGGAAAATTAGATTTGATTATTTTACCTAAGCGTTCTTTTTTTAACCTTCTTTATCTTTTTGTCTTAATGCTTTTTGGAGGAAAACATTTAAATTATAAAGATGTGTATTATTATCAAGCCAAAAACATTTCACTTACAACTACTTTCACTATTGACTCTAATGCAGATGGCGAAGAATTAGTTTACCAACCCATTGACTTTCAGCTCAAAACTAGCTCACGTTATTTTTGGATTTAA